One Fusobacterium ulcerans DNA segment encodes these proteins:
- a CDS encoding ShlB/FhaC/HecB family hemolysin secretion/activation protein — protein MKIKGIYFGIFLIFSYCVHANQQELNREERRKQAEEIRKLEKSEIKDEVKLNDIEEDIQAMGSEIRDIFIEENTILKKNQIEPLKKRYIGKKGGKSILNLMKELENLYLEEGYISVRVKIDMEKSNIPDGRIFLKVIEGHVEDIRFKDEKNQDKLKIFTSFPISRGQILNINDLDQGIDNLNSVSSNNARLDITAGDELGGSIVEIDNHKTKKISGAINYNDLGQKSTGKDRIKFSLIFDDVLGINDSFASTYQRKLGNNRKYKDNENFSFYYRVPIKYWEFSISKDQSEYLSTIESFAHTYEITGVSKNINYSARRIINRNSDGKTSVGVTLTNKETKNYFDGIKLITSSRKLSILKADISHNRRLYNGVFYGSLTYHEGIKKFGAERDENKGDYSPRAQFQKYTADLSWYKPFMIKEQRFSYRVSFSGQYSDDILYSSEKLGIGDDTTVRGFKENSIMGDKGFYLRNEIGYSYKFLEPFIAYDYGRVKDVYKDDYYEKNGSEMSGATIGVRMYLNNFDMSFSYSKPLTAPAYIKKNTHEIYFSMSARF, from the coding sequence ATGAAAATCAAGGGGATCTATTTTGGAATTTTTCTAATATTTAGTTACTGTGTTCATGCCAACCAACAAGAGTTAAATAGGGAAGAAAGAAGAAAGCAGGCAGAAGAGATAAGGAAATTAGAAAAGAGTGAAATAAAAGATGAAGTCAAATTAAATGATATAGAAGAAGATATTCAAGCTATGGGAAGTGAAATAAGGGATATTTTTATTGAAGAAAATACTATTTTGAAAAAAAATCAAATTGAACCTTTAAAAAAAAGATATATAGGAAAAAAAGGTGGAAAAAGTATTTTGAATTTGATGAAAGAGCTTGAAAATCTATATCTTGAAGAAGGATATATTTCTGTCAGAGTAAAAATAGACATGGAGAAATCAAATATACCAGATGGAAGAATATTTTTAAAGGTGATAGAAGGGCATGTAGAAGATATCCGATTTAAAGATGAAAAAAATCAGGACAAATTAAAAATTTTTACTTCTTTTCCAATAAGCAGAGGGCAAATATTAAATATAAATGACCTCGACCAAGGGATAGACAACCTTAATTCTGTATCTTCCAACAATGCAAGGCTAGACATAACAGCTGGAGACGAATTAGGTGGGAGTATTGTAGAAATTGATAATCATAAGACAAAAAAGATATCTGGAGCCATAAACTATAATGACTTGGGGCAGAAATCTACTGGGAAGGACAGAATAAAATTTTCTCTTATTTTTGATGATGTTTTAGGAATAAACGATTCTTTTGCCAGTACTTATCAGCGTAAGCTTGGAAATAATAGAAAATACAAGGATAATGAGAATTTTTCTTTTTATTATAGAGTTCCAATTAAATACTGGGAATTTTCAATATCAAAGGATCAATCAGAATATCTTTCTACAATAGAGTCTTTTGCTCATACTTATGAAATAACAGGAGTCTCAAAAAATATAAATTACTCAGCAAGAAGAATAATAAATAGAAACAGTGATGGAAAAACTTCTGTGGGAGTAACTTTGACAAATAAAGAAACTAAGAACTATTTTGATGGAATAAAATTAATAACAAGTTCAAGAAAACTTTCAATATTAAAAGCAGATATCAGCCATAATAGAAGGCTTTACAATGGAGTTTTTTATGGAAGTTTAACTTACCATGAAGGAATAAAAAAATTTGGAGCAGAAAGAGATGAAAATAAAGGTGATTATTCTCCAAGAGCTCAATTTCAAAAATATACAGCGGATTTAAGCTGGTATAAACCTTTTATGATAAAGGAGCAAAGGTTCTCATACAGAGTTTCTTTCAGCGGGCAGTATTCAGATGATATACTTTATTCTTCGGAAAAACTGGGAATAGGTGATGATACTACTGTGAGAGGTTTTAAAGAAAACTCAATAATGGGAGATAAGGGTTTTTATTTAAGAAATGAGATTGGATACAGTTATAAATTTTTAGAACCATTTATAGCATATGATTATGGAAGAGTAAAAGATGTATATAAAGATGATTATTATGAGAAAAATGGAAGTGAAATGAGTGGAGCAACTATTGGTGTAAGAATGTATTTAAACAACTTTGATATGAGTTTTTCATATTCAAAGCCTTTGACAGCTCCTGCATATATAAAGAAAAATACACATGAGATATATTTTAGTATGAGTGCAAGATTTTAA
- a CDS encoding cyclase family protein produces MKIYDLTHEIKNNMTAYCDAEKPNIKPLFSYEKDNFNVTCLGLTSHLGTHLDVPLHLIENGRNICDFPVDTFLGKGLCISFENLENFDFDFIKNIDYLLIYTGWDKYWDKEDYFKDYPIISKEIVEKIANSHLKGIGIDCISPDSYDSKEMGNHKLLLAADKIIVENLCELENILNKEFYFSCIPLKTAIDGCPIRAVAIEM; encoded by the coding sequence ATGAAAATATATGACTTAACACATGAAATAAAAAATAATATGACTGCATATTGTGATGCAGAAAAACCAAACATTAAGCCTCTTTTTTCATATGAAAAAGATAATTTCAATGTAACATGTTTAGGTCTAACTTCACATCTTGGGACTCATTTAGATGTTCCTCTTCATTTAATAGAAAATGGAAGGAATATCTGTGATTTTCCAGTTGATACATTTTTGGGAAAAGGGCTATGCATTTCTTTTGAAAATTTAGAAAACTTTGATTTTGATTTCATTAAAAATATTGACTATCTACTGATTTATACTGGATGGGATAAATATTGGGATAAGGAAGATTATTTTAAAGACTATCCAATTATTTCAAAAGAAATAGTTGAAAAAATAGCAAATTCTCATTTAAAAGGAATTGGAATAGATTGTATTTCCCCAGACAGCTATGATTCTAAAGAAATGGGAAATCATAAACTCCTTCTAGCAGCTGATAAGATAATAGTAGAGAATTTGTGTGAATTAGAAAATATTTTAAATAAAGAATTTTATTTTTCATGTATTCCTTTAAAAACAGCAATAGATGGATGTCCTATTAGAGCTGTTGCTATAGAAATGTAA